ACCCTGGATGAGGGCAGAGGTGGCGGCCCCATTGCGCTCCATCTGCCAGCAGGCGCTGCAGTGGCCGGGCTCCGAGGCCACCCGCTGCCACTCCAGCACGTAGGCGGCCACCGGGGCCCGGGGTGCCTCCCAGTGCACCCAGAGGCTTCGTTCACCTGCGGGTACAGCCCGGAGCCCAGCCAGGGGCTGACCTGCGTGGGGACAGCCACGGGGCTGAGGGCAGAGgggagcagcccagccctgctccctgcagccaagAGCCCCCCGTGCCCCTGCGCGCTGCCAGGGAGCCTCGTGGGGAGCCCCTTTGGGAGCCCCGCGGGTGCTCACcctccctgggggctgcagccacgTTAGAAACGCCACCCAAACCCCTACGAGGGGGAATCTTTCAGCCCACGAGAGGTGCTCTTTCAGACCCTCACCTTTCCTCTCCAGGAGCAAAACCTCGGTCGCTGTCGACTCGCCGGCGGCGTTGTAGGCTGAGAGGTAAACCCTCCTGGTCCCCGCCGGGGCGGTGAAGTCGCAGTGGGTGTCAGAGGTGTTGCAGACAGTCGGGGgctccctgcctctcctccGGGGTCCCAGAGCCACGCGGTACCCCAGCAAACGCCCGTTTGCCTCCCGTTGCCTCGGGGCCTGGGTGCAGATGGGGGCTTACAGGGGATGGTGCAAGGTCCCGAAGGCAATGCCCTGTGCTCCCCATGGTGCTTACAGGGGGTGCTCGGCCCCGAAGGCAACACCCCACGCTCCCCACACACTCTCACCTTCCACCGCagctgcacctccagcctcctgccCGCCGGGTCCGGCCGCGTGCTCCACCAGGCGTCCAGCTTCCCCGTGGGGGCTGCAGCGGGACAGGGGTGAGCGTGGCGGTGTCCTTGCAACCACGCTGCTCAGGGGGTGTGCAGGGTCCCCCCCCGGACCCCTCTGTGCCCACCTTTCTCGTGGGTGGTGTGGTTCCTGGCCGCGCTCCACTCGCTCCAGTGGCCGTGTGCCGAGTGCCGCCGGCAGCGCATCTGGAAGAGGTACGGGGTCCCGAAAAGCAGCCCGCAGCACTGCGCCGTGCCGGCCTGGCCAACGATGCCGGTGACCTGGGGGCAGCCAGAACAGAGTCAGCTCCTGCCTCCAAACCCCATCCAGCTGTGGGGTATGGCCCCGGGAGCTGTGTACTGGTGTGGGGATGCGGGGCACCCTGCGGTCCTCTTCCATGGTCACTGCACGCGTCCCATCATCATCTTCCCCTTCCAAGGAGGGGAaaagagggagctgctctggttGGGATCAGGACCAGGCTCAGGGGCTGACCCCATAAGCACTGTCCTGGGGTTTTGAAGGCAGGGAGCCACTACGACGGCACCACAGGCAAAATGGTGCTGCTGCATCCCTCCTGGGAGGGACGTGGGGGCTGCAACCTGCCCCTGGATGTGCCCAAGGGTGCAGAAAGCAGGGCACAAAacctggctgagctcagagcaGGGGGGATGCCCTGGTTCCTGCAGTCCCCagggccccgctgcccccagtAGCACTCACCAGCACCCAGTTGGGGTCCTTGGGGGGCCGGTAGCGCAGCTCACACCACAGCTCCATGTGCGCGCTGCTCGGTGCCACCGCCCAGGCCAGGGTGACGCAGTCGGTCTGGGGGGGCATGGACTGGATGCTCCGCAGGGCGGGGGGCtccagctgggctgcagggagagatggggggagctgggggcatcCGAGGGGCTGTGCCGGGGCCGCATCCTGGTATGGGGCTGCCAACGCCTCGAACCCCAGcggggctgggtgctgagctCGGGGTtggggggcaggggaggagcCTCCCCAAAATGTTTTGGGCAAGACTTTGCGagaaggggcaggagctggagagcaATGAGGTGCAAGCAACCTGCAGCACACGGGGAGAGCCTGGGgaaattcatctttttctttaggAACCAAAAGATTTGCAGCTGGCCCCgtggtgggcaggggctgccccgtTTCCACCGGCTGTGCCCACCCCACACTGGGACATGGGGATGATGCTCAGGAGCACGGGGCCAGAGCTGGTTTACACCACGGGCTGGGCTAACTCCTACGGGGGAAAGAAGCACCCTGAGGGGTGCAGGATCGGTGCACAgcccaggaaggcagcaggtcCGTGTCCCTATGGGGGCGAGGACCCGCTCCGAGCGGGGCGGCTGGGCTGGTTGGCTGGCAGCCCGCCCCCAGCAGGACGCCTCGCGGTGTCTGGGAAGGTTCCCGTTATAAATAGTTGATGGGAGCCGGATGCATTATTAACGGAGCTCCTGAATAAATGGGGAATCAATTGCTGGAGAGAGTTGTAGAGTGCAGCGGGTCAACCGACGGCTCGTAACCCGCCGGCGCACGCCGCACAGCTCTGAAACGCGGCGCTGGCACCTATTCATCTCAGCAAGCCATTTATCACGGCAACCTGCCTGTAAAATACGACCCGGGAGCCTGACACGCTCTAACGGCGCTCTAATATCCCTCCCTCACCGATAATTAGTCTCCCTGGGCCCTCGTTTGTGCGTGGGGAGGCCGGCGGCGGCCGTCACTCACCGACGTCCATGGGGTCGAGGCGGAGGCGCTCGGATTCGGCCGTGCCCAGCGCGTTGGAGGCGGCCACCCAGATCTCCATCTGCCCGTACAGCTGCAGCAGGCGCCGCGGCACCGTGCAGTGGCTGCGGCCACCTTGAGGGGTGCAGCCCGTCACCGCcggggctctgctcctgcaggggggAGACGGGTGGGCTCAGGGGGCAGAGGACGGGCTGGGTTGGTGGGGAGAGGGCTGGGACACGCAGCCgaagggaagggatggggatggtGTCCCCCGGCAGGGCTTACGTGGAGCATTTGAGCACCACGCTGGTGGGGAGGTGGCTGTCGGCTCCCAGCTGCCAGCGGCACGTCAGCCCGTAGTCACTGAGGTTGAGCAGGCAGCTGAGGTTGGAGGGCTTGGCAGGGGGGTCTAGGAgagagcagccaggagaggagctgggtaAAATGCCCCATTTTGGGTCTGGAGAAGCCTCGGCCACCTTGTGGGGAGCACACAGGGATGGCGGTGCCTCAGGGGGAGATGTGTGCGTGGTGGACTTACAGCCCGCCCGGATCTCGGCCAGGCCGACCCGCTGCTTGGTCCCGTTCCACTCCACCCAGCACCACAGCTTGGCCTGCGTGCGGTTGAACTGGGGCAGGGTCAGGTTGGACACCTCGGTGTCCCCCGCGCCGCGGCCCTGGCTCCCAGCCACCGTCTCGTTGTCCAGCATCCAGGAGATCCGTGCCCGCCCGCCCTGCAGCCCGCGGCACAGCCTGCTGCGCACGCTGCACGACGCCGTGACGGCCGAGCCCAGCGGCACCACGGGCGAGCCCACCTCCACCGAGGCACAGCCGAGGGTCCCTGCAGGAAGGGAGAGTGGGTACGGCTGTGACAAAGCCGTCTCAGCCCCCCCGGCAccaaggcagggcaggagcagggctcctTTCCTGAGAGGGGCCCCGCAGCCACCGGAGGGGAAGAGCTGGGCGTTGGGCAAGCCTTTCACAGCCGTGCCGGGCCCCATCCTGCCGGtgctcctgtccccagcacagccccagctggtgGGATGGGCACTGGGTGCCTTGGGGACTttgggggcacggggctgggtcCCCACTCACCGCCCAGgcggaggaggagcaggagcagggagagccgcagcagcagcaagggcgTCCCCACACCGCGCCTGGCCATGGTCTGCTCCGTGGCTTTGGCATCACCTGGAACGGAGACGCAGCGAGTTGGGAAGGGGCTCGGAGGGATAGAGGAGCCCGTGACGGCCGAGGATTGTTCCTGGAGGACGACATCCCCTTGGCatcacctgcagctgcccctctGCAGCACGGACAGGTCTGTCCCCGGGCTGTAGGAGTCCTTTTGGGTCTCCCCACCAGCAGACCCCGCTCACCAGGTCTCGGCGCCGGCTCTCCGGGGCACAAACGCCCTGTGCTTCGCTGCACCACGGGCTGAGCTTGTATCGGGTGTCTTCAGCCCCTGCTGGGGAGAGATTTGTGGTTTGAGCAGGGGTTAGAGCCGGGGTTTCAGGCAGCAGAAATAAGCTCAGACAGGGAAACGAATGAATGAAGGCGACGCAGCAGGGCTGGCCGAGCCTGCAGGGCCTCGGGGTGCTGCCTGCACCCTCTCCCTGCACTTCTGGCGCTGCATCCCATGGCTGTGCAGGAGGGGTCCCGCTGCCAGCTCTCCCCGTGCCCTGTCCCAGCCTCATccccgtggtgctgggcacctgCCCCATCCCAGCACCCGGCTCTGAGTGCTCTCAGCTCCTCTCCCCTCACTCCGATGTCCTGCATGGGCGGAAGGAAAGCAGCCAGCCCGGGGGCACCACAACCCCCTGGCACACGTGGCTGTGCCAAACAGGGGCCGGCAGAGCCACCCGTGGCCGAGGGGACCCCAGCTCCCCGTGCCCCATCCCTACCTCTCCGTTCGGCCGCCGTCACCGCCCGCTCCCAGCGCCGGCCTCCAGCTCCCTGCGCTCAGCCCGTTTGCCAACATGCTGCTTTCCCCGTTAGTTCCTCAAAACCAGCGCCGTTAATTGCTGCGACTCTCTGAAGAAGGTGATTGCAAAACACTTCCCTGAAGGCTGGGCTGCCTCGCTCGCTGCAGGAAGGAAAGAGCCCGGCGGCACGCACGCATCCAGCACCGGGGAGCAGCACCCGGCCTCCCCGCCCTCCCTGCTCCAGTACCACCATCTCCAAACTGGGGCTGCGGAGAGGGACACGGCGTGGGGGAACAGATGGGGAcatggttttggggtgctggagcGGGGTTTTCCAGCCGCATCTCGCCCTGGGTGGCACCCGGCTGCCGGGTGGCTCTGCGGGCAGTGCCACCAGCGGCAGGGAGCCATCGGCTCCCCGGGGAAACCCGCGTCCCGTGGGGTAAACAGGGGATTGCCCAACCCGCCACGCACCACGGCCTTCGCAACGGCGGCTGTGGCTGTTGTGCAAACGGGTGTTTACTACGGGATTCGGAGCACGCGTTTTGCCGTCAGCGCCGCCCCGCTCGGCGCTCACGCAACCCCTGCTGCAAACAGCCCGACTGTGGGGCCgaggctgctggctgtggggccGTGGGATCGTgacccccttccccaccccacgCTGATATTCCCCAAAATGCAGAGGGACAGGGGTGGGGGGCGCACCCACAGCACCTCACTTGGAGCTGGGACGGAGCTCTCCAGGCTGTGGCTGTTGCACCTTGCAGACCCCCGACCCCAGCATGGGGCTGTTCCCTGAAtccccccctcccagctcccagcacccaATCTCCAGCCATTCGGACAAGATTTCAACCAAAAAGCtcaacaaaaagggaaaaacccAACCGAGCTCCTTGGTGGGCACCCAGACGTGGGCATCCCCCTGGGGCTGGACACTCGGGGGCtccgtccccatcccagtgcagCCCCACGGGGGCTGTTTCCCACagcggggcaggagggggggcCTTGCAACATTCCCCTCGGGTGTAGCAACCCCCAGCATTTGACCACGGAAATCTTCTTTGCAGGCTGTTTACTGCTGAGAGCAGGAATATCGGTGCCGGTAGCTATGGCGACGTGGGCATCTCCGTGGGAACCGGCGAGGGATGGCGAAAGCTGTAAACACAAAACCGGGCAAAAACAAGCTGCTGGGCACGGGGCCACGGCTGGGTGTCCCCACGGGTGTCCGTGGGGCtgagcacccctgggtgcccgCCCCCAGGGCTCCTTTGTCCCCCTGTTCCCGCAGGGAGAGGGCTCGATGCGGGATGGGTGGAAGGAGGGGATGCGTCCCCACTGCAGCTCTCTCAGTTCCCCTCCGGCTCTGAGTCACTCTCACAAACCCACGGACCCCATCCCGAGGGTGGGACAGGAGGATGAGCAGTGCCGTGacgtccccatggccaccaagGGCTGGTGGCACCGCTTGGAGCCACCCTGGGCACCACCCACGGTGCTGGAGGTGGTGGAAAATGACGGATCCAGGCACTGCTGATGGGCTCCAAGCACGGCACGGGGCGGTGGGGCCAGCAGGGCCCCCGTGTGCATGGGGCAGGGGCAcaggggcagccccgagcccaGCCCCATCCGTCCCTCGGCCATTTCATCAGCCCCTCTCTAATTAAATCGCTGCCATTAGGCAAAGTAAAGGATGTTACCCGCCTGCATTGGCTCATCTGTCGGCAAGAACCGGCCTCCCTAAagagatttcttctttcttcttcacattccctggaaaaataaagcacCGCCAGCCGTGTGAGATGCGGGAGCTAAGTGCAAAGCTGGTGCAGCCTCTAATGGATCAGTGGAGCTGTTTAATTGCAGCCTGGTGTGATTAATTCAAACAAACCCCGGCTCTCAGCCCTGCAGAGGCCCCAGCTGAGCCTCGCTgcagggtcctgggggggttgggaaccctcacctgggggctgtgggcacaggcagggcctcagctgctcccctgcccctgcctcagtttcccctcacCACCTTTTCCCCAGTTCTGATCAATTTGTGTAATTAGCGGTGCTAACGACCCCTCCTGCATGGGTTAAGGGATGGCTTCCCCAGGCTTTACTCTGGGCTTTGGGGTGCAAACACCTCCCTGCAGTGATTTGTGTCAGGCTGGATCCCTGCTGGCCTTTCAGACAGGGGCActgcctgtccccatgtccctgtcctcGGTGCTTTGAACATCTCCGGGCAGGGAACACATCGTTTCTCAACACGCTGTGCTATTTGCAAAACGCTCAGATTACCTCCAGCCCCTTCCAACGACGGAAATTGTAGCGTGACTCAGACACGGCTCCGCTCCGGGCTGTGGTGACAGCTCCTGAGGTCACCCCGCGGCTGCTGGTGGCAGTGGTGGCCGTACGGGGGGGTCCCGAGGCACCCGGACCCCCGTGGGGCTGAGCAccgtggtgctggggggctctgctccccgtcccctgcGCCGTGGCCACCTTCTGCCTCCGCTCCCCGGTTCCTCACCAGCCACACGAATGCAAATTGGGAGCGAATTGATTGCGCGGGGGTCCGGGAGGCTGACCTTGAACAAGGCTCCTGACACATTACTGTAATTAATGAGGCAGGACTATTAATTTTCCATGTTGCCGGGATCCGGGCAGTCCCtgctgggcacggggaggggggaggagggggcggcggggccgcctgCCATCCTTCTTCCTTAATCTGCCAGATGCCAGAAGGATGTGGAGGAGCTGGAGCATGGGGAAGGGGTGCCGGGGGGTGTCCCTGTGTTCATGGgggggccaggagcagggggtgATGCCCAGGGACAGGCAAGCTCCTGGAGTACCTCTGGGCTGCAGGGTGAGGGAATATAAAACATGTCCCTAAATTTCTGGGTCTGATGCCCAGGTGGCAGAGGAACATCCCCTGCCCGGTGGCTgagccccttccccatccccctgGAAATCCTCACTCCTTTTCTCTGCAAGAAGGGAgcctcccctcccttctccaTTGCAGGAAAAACCCACCCTGGGGAGCCATCAGGGCAGGGGACgtctgtgccccccccgtgtcccccatcTTCCCCTGGCCCCCTGGGCACATCTGGGACCTGCCGCCCGCGGCGCTTCCCGGCACTGGGGCTGCGAGCACGGCGCTGTTATTTTTCTGCTCTAATAAACACCCCTGACAAtaatagaacaaaaaaaaaaaaagaaaaatcggCTTTTATCGGGAGAAAAATACATCTGGAGATTATTTACTCACAGCCAATAGCCGCGGAACCAGGTCGTTAGCCCAGGCAAGTGGCTGACATGGAAACGGGGCAGCAGGAGATCCCACAACACCGAATTTTTGGCTGGGTCTGACCgtgctgctgatggtgcagcccccagcagcgtGCCTGGGGTAGGGGTGGGAAGGAGGCTGGGACCCAGCTGGTGCCCAGCATCCAGCACCGGGACCAGGATCggagcccccagctcctgctgcggCCGCCCAGCGCCCGCGGCCACGGGAGCAGGAAACCCACGGCCCATTGCCTCGTGCTAATCACAAAGGGCAATTAAACGACAGCTTCTGGAGGGCTATAAACATCCCCGATTTAAATCCAGTGACACACGGAAATGGGAATCCAACCAAGCAGCCTCCAGAAGTACTTTATTCCCCATTATTTTCATTAGCTGCCTTGTAATTTGATTTGTCCGTCTCTTGCTGCTGGCTTTTTCCACAGCTAAGGGAAGCAACGAATGAAGCCCCCTCCAGCTCGCTGACCTGGCCAGCGTCTGCGCCAGCCACCGGTCACCTCCTGCCACCGCTGTCACCACGGCCacgtgctgggtgctgctggtgctgtgctggaagggagcagctccctggggccagCAGGACCCCGAGGCACGGGGATGTGCTGGGCACCCACTGAGGTCCTGCACCAGCCTTGGCCGATCCCTAAAAAATCCCTAAAATTGGATGCCTAAAAATCCCTAAAAATGGATCCCTAAAGAATCTGTAAATAAGGATCCCTAAAAAATCCCTAAAAAGGGATCCCTAAAAAATCCCTAAAAATGGATCTCTAAAAAGTCCCTAAATAAGGATCCCTAAATAAACACTAAAAGGGATGCTTTGCTTTCCAGCAGCCTCTCCAACCCggagcagcactgctggtgctggtgctggtgctttGCTCTGTGTTTCTCAGCAGGATGCTCGGGGGGGTCCATACGTGGCACCCCGTTTCTCTGTGCCCCCCCAGCTCGCCgcagtcccccccccccatctcctgCAGTTTCCTTGAAAGCTGCCAGGCTCGGCCAGGGCACCTCTGCGcatgaggagaggagaaaacacCCAGGTCTGCATTTCCTCCTCTAGAAATTAATCCCCCCCTTCATATTTAAAGGTATCAGTGAATGAGGCCAAGTTGTTaagtgacaaaagaaaaatgattcttGCCTTCCAGGGTTATTAAAATCATGTTCTACAAGTTTAGCAGCCACAAGGAAGCCCGGATAATGACAGATGATGATAATacatctccagcacagcctggTCTGTAATGATACTGCCCATATCTCTTGTATTACCACCAATTACTCAGCGTATAAGTATAATGAAAATGTACATCCATTCCGGGGAACTCCATTTGCCTCCTCTCAATCCCATTTCTTCCTCTCGTGGGCGCTGAAGGAGGCGGCTGCTGCACGCTGCCAGACCCCGCTCGGATctgggaccctggcgggggaaAGCAGCGACCCCCCTGCACGTCCTGGCCACACAacgtccgtctgtctgtccagACCTTTGGTCTCATCCCTGCCTGGGGACATGTGGCATCGCGGGGCGCTTAATCCTATTAAATCGGGGTGGAAGTGACCCAGATAAAGGTTGCCATCCGAGCGCACCGGATccatcctgctgcagcacctgggAGCCGCCCGAAGCTCTCTCTGCGGAGGATTAACACAGATATATATTTCATCTGCTTTCTATTATCTTTCAGTATATTCAGGTCAAAAAGCAGGAGACAACATCTTTTAGGATGAAAACATAATCTTTCAGAAAATTGAAAACCCGGCTCGCTGGGCAGGTGGAAGCAGCCCCGGCACCGCGCCGCTCGCTTTCGGGAAGGGCCCAGGGCCAAATTTTGGAGGTCCCAAGCAGGTGCcaccccctgggcagcccgtgcaCGTGTACGTGTGTGCCTGTGTGAGTGCACAGCCggcagcagggagccctgcTGCCATCCCCACCCTGCCTCGGTGGgaccaaatccccccaaaagaGGGAAATCCAAACCGCTTTGGGGCTTGCGCACTCCCGGCCTGAACATTTCCCTCGGAGCCGAGCTGCCGAAGCAGCGTTCGCTTTAAAAGCAGCCTCCAGGTAGCAGAACGTGCCTCATTATTCCTTAAATTAAAAGCCTTTATTTTCCCTAACTTTGTGTAACGCAGACGTGTGTGTTTAATGCATAATTAACGGCCCCTCCGTGCTCTGATCTGCCGGGCTGCGGAGCGCGGCTGCCTCCGCTGAGCAGACTGCGGTTCCTCGCACGGCTTTCAAGGAGTTATTAAAGAACGTGGGTGCATCTAttaattatttcataaatattaacGAGCCCTTAATGGCTGGCATCCTACTTTAACGTGCTCCCGGGGAGCCCACGTTTGAGGCGGCTGCCGCCTGCGGTGACCGCCGCACCGGGGAGCCGAGGGGACAGCACGGGGTGGGAGCGATTCAGGGCAGTGCCAGTGCTTGCACGGTCCCCTTTGGGACAGGTCTGTAGGACAGATTTTGGGAGCTCCCTGCTTTGGAAAGCCCTGGCTCAGTGTGGATGCTGACGGGTGCTGGATGCAGGGGGAGAGGCAGGCATTTAATCAGGGTGACAGCACGGGGCTCTCCGGAGGCGCCGCGCTGCCATTTCCCGACATTAATGTCGCTTTGTGTCACCAGGCATTTTTTAATGTGGCTTGCCAGTAAAATAATCAGCCTTCTCTGGGGGCAAGGAGGAATTTGTTTCTCCTCTGTGATGATACAGATGTCACTGCTCAGCTGTCACTACAAGGAAGCCGGGGCAGCACGTCTGGGATTTTTGGAAGTGCGGCGTGGATGCGAGGCGTGCCCTGGCCTCCGAAAAGTGAAGAACAACCTCTCAGGTGAGACACCTGAGACTTGGGCACGGCACAGCCCCGATGCCCCGGGGCAGGACAGCCCCAGTCCTGGGGGCAGCACCGGGTGCCCTGGGGTTGGTGCCTGGAGGGGCACGGGGGGCTCAAAGCACCCCCGGCTTTGGTGGGGTTTGAAGCTggagcctgctctgctcctgacCTGAGATCTGAGGCTTTTATCAATTTATTTAGTGAGCTTTGCTGCTCCCCTTCAAAGCCTCGCTCTGCAGTGAGCGGCCCTGCTCAATTCTGCTCATGCATCTTTAATCTCATGTGAAAAGggagcctttttctttttcactttccttattttttcttagtttggGTTCAGAGACTGAGATAAAATCAAATCTCCTCCTCAAGTGGCCGTGAGgagggcagccacagctcttcAGCACCACGAGGATCCCGTAGGCTCCGTGccatcaccatcatcatcatcaccaccaCCGCAGCCCTTCCTGGCACACGGGGACACGTGCCCACGGGCTGTGCAgcgttcaggagcttccccacCCCGTTCATTCATgcaccaggagcagccccgTGGGTGCTCGCGGTGCTTTACACCcctggggctgctcaggaccAGCTCTGACCTCTCATTAAATCAGGGCACGTGGGCACGTGCAGCCCTGCAAAGCACCAGCGTTCGGTGGCGAGGCTGTTGccgttttgttttggtttattttattatcgtttttttattttttttttcaaagaggaaaaaaaaattgctatggCAACTTATGCAACAGCTGAGCTGCCGGGAGACTGGCTGCAAGTGAAACTTGCCACTCATCATCTGACAATGTTAATCTGCTGGATTTACATAGTAATTAATGTCAAGAGGCAATCTACAATTTGAGCAATCAGAGTTCCTGTGCACAAAGTCAGGCTGGCAGACAGCAGCTCGCAGCGGTGCGCAGGGAGGGGATTTAACCCCCGGGGAGCCCCCATCCACCCAGCCCCACCGCCTCGCACTGACTCAAAGCCCTTAA
This sequence is a window from Anas platyrhynchos isolate ZD024472 breed Pekin duck chromosome 24, IASCAAS_PekinDuck_T2T, whole genome shotgun sequence. Protein-coding genes within it:
- the CSF3R gene encoding granulocyte colony-stimulating factor receptor is translated as MARRGVGTPLLLLRLSLLLLLLRLGGTLGCASVEVGSPVVPLGSAVTASCSVRSRLCRGLQGGRARISWMLDNETVAGSQGRGAGDTEVSNLTLPQFNRTQAKLWCWVEWNGTKQRVGLAEIRAGYPPAKPSNLSCLLNLSDYGLTCRWQLGADSHLPTSVVLKCSTSRAPAVTGCTPQGGRSHCTVPRRLLQLYGQMEIWVAASNALGTAESERLRLDPMDVAQLEPPALRSIQSMPPQTDCVTLAWAVAPSSAHMELWCELRYRPPKDPNWVLVTGIVGQAGTAQCCGLLFGTPYLFQMRCRRHSAHGHWSEWSAARNHTTHEKAPTGKLDAWWSTRPDPAGRRLEVQLRWKAPRQREANGRLLGYRVALGPRRRGREPPTVCNTSDTHCDFTAPAGTRRVYLSAYNAAGESTATEVLLLERKGQPLAGLRAVPAGERSLWVHWEAPRAPVAAYVLEWQRVASEPGHCSACWQMERNGAATSALIQDGIEPFQRYNISVCPLYKDAIGTPTHTAAYSRQKAPSHAPKLHLKSISKAHAELCWDPVAVELQNGFITNYTIFWANSTAEVASAVVNSSFNSFIIRDLKPSTLYKVHIMASTVGGSTNGTSLTLVTMVLDDIEIQILFLTLGLIFVLLTALMICFQKNGRVKQQFWPSVPDPANSSLGKWVPAELQQEPPQVPSAKEPALATISTVTVLERAAGKQAPVWGKDPPAETTVAFPGVPQPYVQQDGPGRAMGPGTGSYGSGETVQYAQVAGDGYKGQQHVPCRLYLRSSSTQPLLFDRSPSPKPYENLWFHGAAPSHGCQGAGGFLEEPLIDFPLLQGLQISGAEELHDFQRC